A genomic window from Phoenix dactylifera cultivar Barhee BC4 chromosome 7, palm_55x_up_171113_PBpolish2nd_filt_p, whole genome shotgun sequence includes:
- the LOC103719518 gene encoding peroxidase 11, with protein MASYLCSSKPVLLFSALVLGALSTFLEAQDPSQLSLDYYLKTCPKAEQIVREEMERAVQADPRNAARILRLHFHDCFVQGCDGSVLLDDTVTLIGEKQAEQNVNSLKGFDIVDRTKTKLEAECPGIVSCADLLAISARDGVVLVGGPYWDVPVGRKDSKTASLDQANTDIPTPQQGLVTLISKFLAKGLSATDMVALVGAHTIGVSRCTNFRDRIYGDFELTAKHEASSLPYLSKLKEDCPLDGGDDNISPMDDFTPTLFDNAFFKTLLKGTGLLNSDQEMYSSLVGFQTSSLVEKYWADPVAFFKQFSDSMVKMGNITNPEGGEVRKNCRFVNT; from the exons ATGGCTTCCTATCTCTGTTCCTCTAAACCTGTACTTCTATTCTCAGCTCTCGTTCTAGGGGCTCTCTCCACCTTCTTGGAGGCACAAGATCCTTCCCAACTGAGCTTGGATTACTACTTGAAGACATGCCCGAAAGCGGAGCAGATCGTGCGAGAAGAGATGGAGCGTGCGGTGCAAGCTGACCCCCGTAATGCCGCTCGCATCCTCCGTCTCCACTTCCATGATTGTTTTGTTCAG GGCTGCGATGGATCGGTGTTGCTGGACGACACGGTCACACTGATAGGGGAGAAGCAAGCAGAGCAGAATGTCAACTCTCTGAAAGGTTTTGACATCGTGGACAGGACGAAGACCAAACTGGAGGCTGAGTGCCCCGGCATCGTCTCCTGTGCTGATCTGCTGGCCATATCAGCCAGAGATGGTGTTGTTCTG GTCGGAGGGCCCTATTGGGATGTACCGGTAGGCAGGAAGGATTCGAAGACAGCTAGCCTGGATCAAGCGAACACAGACATTCCAACTCCGCAGCAGGGCCTGGTCACACTTATCTCCAAGTTCCTGGCGAAAGGCCTCTCAGCAACAGACATGGTGGCCCTTGTAG GTGCCCACACCATCGGCGTGTCTCGCTGTACGAACTTCCGGGACAGAATCTATGGAGACTTCGAGCTGACAGCAAAGCATGAAGCATCCTCCCTGCCATACCTCAGCAAGTTGAAGGAGGATTGCCCCTTGGATGGAGGAGACGATAACATTTCTCCCATGGATGACTTCACTCCCACCCTCTTCGACAACGCCTTCTTCAAGACCCTCCTCAAAGGAACTGGCCTTCTAAACTCCGATCAGGAGATGTATTCGAGCCTCGTCGGATTCCAAACCTCCAGCCTTGTCGAGAAATACTGGGCTGACCCTGTCGCCTTCTTCAAGCAATTCTCTGATTCTATGGTGAAGATGGGGAACATCACCAACCCTGAGGGTGGAGAAGTGAGGAAGAACTGCAGATTTGTGAACACCTGA